The Desulfuromonas versatilis genome has a segment encoding these proteins:
- a CDS encoding protoheme IX farnesyltransferase — MMPILQLTRPRLSALVAASALAGGLAGPRPPGPVGLAALGCGVLLLTAGCSALNQFQERDTDALMRRTGGRPLPAGRLTPRAGLLAAVLMLGAGLGTLGAAPGPVVVLLGLFAACWYNGVYTPLKRHSRFAVLPGALCGVIPPLMGWVSAGGDPGDHRIVVFSGLLFLWQIPHFWLFTLRHREDFQRAGLPTIFDAFSASQVLRIALAWSLALATGGWLLLGLGVPQAPAARLLAAAVILWLTLRTLRGLRRGAPAQMFGTLNLFMALLIGSLLVNAFTG; from the coding sequence ATGATGCCGATACTGCAGCTGACCCGGCCACGCCTCTCGGCGCTGGTGGCGGCCTCGGCCCTGGCCGGGGGCCTCGCCGGACCGCGCCCCCCGGGCCCCGTCGGGCTCGCCGCCCTGGGCTGCGGCGTGCTGTTGCTCACCGCGGGCTGTTCGGCGCTGAACCAGTTCCAGGAGCGGGACACCGACGCCCTGATGCGCCGCACCGGCGGCCGCCCCCTCCCCGCGGGCCGGCTCACCCCCCGGGCCGGGCTGCTCGCCGCCGTGCTGATGCTGGGCGCCGGACTGGGCACCCTGGGCGCGGCCCCGGGACCCGTCGTGGTCCTGCTGGGCCTGTTTGCCGCCTGCTGGTACAACGGCGTCTACACGCCCCTCAAACGCCACAGCCGCTTCGCGGTGCTCCCCGGAGCCCTGTGCGGCGTCATCCCGCCGCTGATGGGCTGGGTGAGCGCCGGCGGCGACCCTGGCGACCACCGCATCGTGGTTTTCTCCGGACTGCTGTTTCTCTGGCAGATCCCCCACTTTTGGCTGTTCACCCTCAGGCACCGGGAAGACTTTCAACGGGCCGGCCTGCCGACCATATTCGATGCCTTCAGCGCTTCCCAGGTGCTGCGCATCGCCCTGGCCTGGAGCCTGGCCCTGGCCACCGGGGGGTGGCTGCTGCTCGGCCTGGGGGTTCCGCAGGCCCCGGCCGCCCGGCTGCTGGCCGCCGCGGTCATTCTCTGGCTGACTTTGCGCACCCTCAGAGGGCTGCGTCGCGGCGCCCCGGCGCAAATGTTCGGCACGCTCAACCTGTTCATGGCGCTGCTGATCGGCTCGCTGCTGGTCAACGCCTTTACCGGCTGA
- a CDS encoding response regulator: MNTQTKSILVIDDNKTFVMYAGLLLKRMGYEVIPTGSALEALKLLKMMAPDAVILDVNMPTMDGISLLRQIQSDPELVEVPVIMASTDSSGKTKQESRRLGAAEYLLKPLTPDSLHRAIQAVLTPDGVEKRRHFRIAFAGKVTVKSATESQELFAVNLSQGGIYLRKKEPLQVGTQVEIHIAAGERTDLRLSGMVIYKKDIYDGAFTTLPGMAIQFKTPAPQTQEELKSFINELAARDLLEEQEEVVITIQ; encoded by the coding sequence ATGAATACGCAGACCAAGTCCATCCTGGTAATCGACGACAACAAGACCTTCGTCATGTACGCGGGGCTGCTGCTCAAGCGCATGGGCTACGAGGTCATTCCCACCGGCAGTGCCCTCGAGGCGTTGAAGCTGCTCAAGATGATGGCCCCCGATGCCGTCATCCTCGACGTCAACATGCCGACGATGGACGGCATTTCCCTGCTGCGCCAGATCCAGAGCGACCCCGAGCTGGTGGAGGTTCCGGTGATCATGGCCTCCACGGACAGCTCGGGCAAGACCAAGCAGGAAAGTCGCCGGCTCGGCGCCGCGGAATACCTGCTGAAGCCCCTGACCCCCGACAGCCTGCACCGCGCCATCCAGGCCGTGCTGACGCCGGACGGCGTGGAAAAACGCCGGCATTTCCGCATCGCCTTCGCCGGTAAGGTCACCGTGAAAAGCGCGACCGAAAGCCAGGAGCTGTTTGCGGTAAACCTCTCCCAGGGAGGGATCTATCTGCGCAAGAAGGAGCCGTTGCAGGTCGGCACCCAGGTCGAGATCCACATCGCCGCCGGCGAGAGGACCGACCTCCGGCTTTCGGGGATGGTGATCTACAAGAAGGACATCTACGACGGCGCCTTCACCACCCTGCCGGGGATGGCCATCCAGTTCAAAACCCCCGCCCCGCAGACCCAGGAGGAGCTCAAGTCCTTCATCAACGAGCTCGCCGCCCGGGACCTGCTCGAGGAGCAGGAAGAGGTGGTCATCACCATCCAGTAG
- a CDS encoding carboxypeptidase regulatory-like domain-containing protein, producing MLKRISIFVGITLCFAIVTGNAQAQLPPIASGLAYLTSSQGPEGNWGSGTSLVEPTVATGAALEALKLLNQTAGTPYSTGLSWLEAQSFQSIEHIAARIRLLGLSDVNALIPALDSAKGGWGGYLGYETNNLDTILALQALKSANYQTPTVIYPSLAYITGTQNPDGGWGFRRGDGSSVYMTAVISAVLQQFPQMTTIATAVNKATAYLSSRQNSDGGFGGAPSSVHETALSYIALVAVSTDVTALEGAINFLVATQAADGSWSDDPYSTALALKALHLSEQKPPPPPPPAAGGRITGTVVDATTTLGVGGVAVALASNPLINTTTDSSGNFSLEDVPTGDQLVNFSMAGYASHTVTTGVADRAVVNLGKIPLLSSYSAGTIAGTIKDPSGQPLSGVSVAVSGAWTGSAVTGDDGNFMFTFVTPGEVTISASKAGYLTVTGGGTVFARTTLSFSPRMGNTPSQVTTGSIVGRVVENTTGRPLDSLPDEEGVTVRISGGLSVEPDPDNGGYFQLQGLAPNTYQVTVGMNGFASHTFRVVVMPGVTIDLGTIRLSMSFAMTLTGKVTNASTGVPISGAEVAVMGTHLTARTDFAGTYVIADINYPEITIKAAATGYKPKSYIIGTAPWTQTMDIALAPLVTTGGLAGAVIDALSSQPLSGVSLSLAGDPSVSATTNSNGEFLFNTLQKDAQQIKLSLSGYAPLVLTANVTAGAVNNVGKVGMTVNPGPAYIQGTVWDGIVDAPFAGVEMQATGTGFWQTHTSTEGTYKISNVTPGTVSVTAAAGPKPGYYGARFTGPLAPGGVLIFNPTLSTIPPPGILKGTVFDGSNNKPIFGATITLTPAPEGFDPGFTDGAGAFSVSGIPVGTYAASISAPGYSSQSVNVDIIAGYLGETSIEVPLQRYYTSSTISGKITDAATGATIAGANISIPGTNKSTVSDAQGNYLLSGITSMSVSIKASAEGYDSKVFSFRVNAFGEYDVPLALNLEGTSTTTVFGTVRDAETNLPIVGAEVAIVGGNKSAATDADGSYSLGGVTEMVMDLKASAPGYSSRYVPLASDTYGEYEVLFSLTKSRLSNVTINTLATDKFTYGGNELVTIESEIENLGDTSAEISVGAEMVDQYGNVVGLVSFPANPIVVDAQASQPVSLAWNTEKNAPGSYQVVLTLVDHAQGGLLAENRTSFTIVPTAEVEGLVSLISPKFVNIRATETIGLSAYLVNKSNAEVTLSAQYEIKDPDGNTLTQGSQDFLLTASEQFKNIPLPDFSNTFGQSGQYPVTIKIFNGEAPLAQTADAIYVAPSIRIVPSKTLDPTTVIPDGDKDIQIKIQLKGVEEL from the coding sequence ATGCTTAAGCGGATTTCGATCTTTGTCGGAATAACTCTTTGTTTTGCCATTGTGACGGGTAACGCCCAGGCCCAGCTCCCCCCTATTGCCTCCGGCCTTGCATACCTAACATCTTCCCAAGGTCCGGAAGGTAACTGGGGCAGCGGCACCTCCCTGGTCGAGCCTACCGTCGCTACGGGGGCTGCCTTGGAGGCCCTAAAACTCCTGAACCAGACCGCCGGTACCCCATACTCCACTGGTCTCTCCTGGCTTGAAGCGCAATCTTTTCAGTCCATTGAACATATAGCAGCAAGAATAAGGCTCTTGGGTCTCTCCGATGTCAATGCACTCATTCCCGCATTAGATTCTGCGAAAGGCGGATGGGGTGGATACCTCGGGTACGAAACGAATAATCTCGACACTATTCTTGCTCTCCAAGCCCTTAAATCTGCCAATTACCAAACCCCTACTGTCATTTATCCCTCACTGGCATATATAACGGGTACCCAGAACCCTGACGGAGGATGGGGCTTTCGCAGGGGGGACGGAAGCAGTGTTTACATGACAGCGGTGATATCGGCTGTCCTTCAGCAGTTCCCCCAGATGACTACCATTGCCACCGCCGTCAACAAGGCTACCGCTTATCTCTCCTCTCGACAGAACAGTGATGGTGGGTTCGGTGGCGCTCCCTCCTCGGTCCATGAGACAGCCCTTTCCTATATCGCCCTCGTAGCTGTTTCTACCGATGTTACGGCCTTGGAGGGGGCGATAAACTTCCTTGTCGCAACCCAGGCCGCTGACGGCTCTTGGAGTGATGATCCCTACTCTACGGCTCTGGCTCTCAAGGCGCTTCATCTATCCGAGCAAAAGCCCCCCCCACCGCCACCACCGGCCGCCGGCGGCAGGATTACTGGGACGGTGGTTGATGCAACTACCACTTTAGGTGTTGGTGGTGTCGCGGTTGCTCTAGCGAGTAACCCTCTCATCAACACAACTACGGATTCATCAGGTAATTTCAGCTTGGAGGATGTGCCGACCGGTGATCAATTGGTCAATTTCTCCATGGCTGGCTACGCCTCCCACACAGTCACGACGGGTGTTGCAGACCGGGCCGTTGTGAATCTCGGGAAAATACCGCTGCTATCGAGTTATTCAGCCGGGACCATTGCCGGAACGATCAAGGATCCCTCGGGACAACCCCTTTCGGGAGTCTCTGTCGCCGTCTCTGGCGCCTGGACCGGGAGCGCCGTAACCGGAGACGACGGCAATTTCATGTTTACCTTCGTCACCCCTGGCGAAGTGACTATTTCCGCATCGAAGGCAGGTTATCTGACTGTTACGGGTGGCGGAACGGTTTTTGCCAGAACGACCCTGTCCTTTTCTCCCCGGATGGGCAATACCCCGTCCCAGGTTACTACTGGCAGCATTGTCGGCAGGGTCGTTGAAAACACGACAGGCCGGCCCCTCGATTCACTTCCTGACGAGGAGGGGGTCACGGTGAGAATATCGGGCGGCTTATCGGTCGAACCCGACCCTGACAATGGCGGGTATTTCCAATTGCAGGGACTTGCTCCAAATACCTACCAGGTCACGGTTGGCATGAATGGCTTTGCCAGCCATACCTTCCGCGTGGTGGTAATGCCGGGCGTTACCATTGACTTGGGGACGATTCGCCTGAGCATGTCTTTTGCGATGACCCTGACAGGCAAGGTGACCAACGCCTCGACAGGGGTTCCGATCTCCGGTGCGGAAGTGGCCGTAATGGGGACCCATCTCACGGCACGTACCGATTTTGCCGGGACCTATGTCATCGCCGATATCAATTATCCAGAAATCACCATCAAGGCGGCCGCGACTGGCTACAAGCCCAAGTCGTACATCATCGGGACGGCACCATGGACCCAGACCATGGACATCGCTCTGGCGCCCTTGGTGACTACGGGCGGCCTGGCCGGAGCGGTGATCGACGCCTTGTCCAGCCAGCCTTTGAGCGGGGTGTCTTTGTCCCTGGCTGGGGACCCTTCCGTCAGCGCGACCACGAACAGCAATGGAGAGTTTCTGTTCAATACCCTCCAAAAAGATGCCCAGCAGATAAAGCTTTCACTGAGCGGTTACGCGCCTCTGGTATTGACGGCAAATGTCACGGCAGGCGCGGTCAATAATGTGGGCAAGGTTGGTATGACAGTGAATCCTGGTCCTGCCTATATCCAGGGGACGGTTTGGGATGGGATCGTCGATGCTCCTTTCGCCGGGGTCGAAATGCAGGCGACAGGGACGGGCTTCTGGCAAACCCACACCTCCACGGAGGGGACCTATAAAATTTCCAACGTGACCCCGGGGACGGTGTCCGTTACTGCGGCCGCCGGGCCCAAGCCCGGCTACTACGGGGCAAGATTCACAGGTCCGCTGGCTCCGGGCGGAGTTCTAATCTTCAACCCGACGCTCTCTACGATTCCCCCACCAGGGATTCTGAAAGGCACCGTTTTCGATGGCAGCAATAACAAGCCGATCTTCGGTGCGACCATCACTCTTACTCCTGCGCCGGAAGGTTTCGACCCAGGTTTTACAGACGGGGCTGGGGCCTTCTCCGTCTCGGGCATCCCGGTAGGCACTTACGCTGCGTCGATTTCTGCCCCCGGGTATTCCAGCCAAAGCGTCAATGTCGACATCATTGCTGGATATTTGGGTGAGACAAGTATCGAGGTTCCGCTCCAGCGATACTACACTTCCAGCACCATCTCCGGAAAAATAACCGATGCTGCAACCGGGGCCACGATAGCCGGAGCGAACATTTCAATTCCCGGCACGAACAAGTCGACCGTCAGCGATGCACAGGGGAATTACCTGTTGAGCGGGATAACCTCGATGTCGGTATCGATCAAGGCCTCGGCCGAGGGCTATGACAGTAAGGTCTTCTCCTTCCGGGTCAATGCATTCGGCGAGTATGATGTTCCTCTGGCGCTTAATCTTGAAGGGACAAGCACCACGACGGTGTTCGGGACGGTTCGGGATGCTGAAACGAATCTTCCCATCGTTGGTGCCGAAGTCGCCATTGTCGGTGGAAACAAGTCGGCGGCGACCGACGCCGATGGGAGCTACTCCCTGGGCGGCGTTACCGAGATGGTCATGGACCTCAAGGCGTCCGCCCCGGGATACAGCAGCAGGTACGTCCCCCTGGCTTCCGACACTTACGGCGAATATGAGGTGCTCTTTTCGCTCACCAAGAGCCGCTTGAGCAACGTCACCATCAACACTCTGGCTACCGACAAATTCACCTACGGCGGGAACGAGTTGGTCACGATAGAGTCAGAAATCGAAAATCTGGGAGACACATCAGCAGAAATATCTGTTGGTGCAGAGATGGTTGATCAGTATGGGAATGTGGTCGGATTGGTGTCTTTCCCGGCGAACCCCATTGTAGTGGATGCCCAGGCAAGCCAGCCGGTGTCCTTGGCGTGGAACACGGAAAAGAACGCTCCCGGGTCATACCAGGTTGTACTCACCCTGGTCGATCACGCTCAAGGGGGACTGCTCGCTGAAAATAGGACCTCTTTCACAATCGTCCCCACAGCAGAGGTTGAGGGTCTGGTCTCCCTCATCTCTCCCAAGTTCGTCAATATCCGGGCGACCGAAACCATCGGGCTTTCCGCATACCTTGTCAATAAATCCAATGCAGAAGTCACGTTGTCAGCTCAATACGAAATAAAAGATCCCGATGGCAATACACTCACCCAGGGTTCTCAAGATTTTCTCCTCACTGCGTCTGAGCAGTTCAAGAACATCCCGCTTCCGGATTTCTCGAACACTTTTGGACAGAGCGGACAATACCCTGTGACCATTAAGATCTTCAACGGAGAAGCTCCCCTTGCCCAGACTGCCGACGCGATCTACGTGGCTCCATCGATCAGGATTGTGCCGTCAAAAACTTTGGATCCAACAACTGTGATTCCAGATGGGGACAAAGACATTCAGATAAAGATCCAGCTTAAGGGTGTGGAGGAATTGTGA
- a CDS encoding transglutaminase domain-containing protein gives MLTEGLESVLTDPAMEVAGKKQRLKERKGEIDVLDAEVRKQFAETEKRLKEAGLPAEILERHVRFVKHYDENLKELKGNLDRIEKAKDKKEAEAAIEKAEKHLKKAKAPSRHTPFDPNNLPNRQPKGPKREPRMKKEEFEQDLKKDANAWMNQKRVLVASTGSLAGLLAPENLAETIEVQLAPEIRNKALELEKNPVKIYEWVRHNIEFVPTWGSIQGAQMTLETKQGNAFDTASLLIALLRAAGIEARYVTGTVELPIDKVMNWVGGFTDPMAALDFMSSGGIPTKGLVAGGKIVAARFEHVWVEAHIDYLPSRGAKHVEGAGDTWVSLDPSYKQYDYTEGLDLKSAVPFDAQTFLDQVNATATVNESQGYATGVNSLLVQQSLQDYQAQFQNYLQQNHPDATVGDVLGRKDVVKQELPYLLGTLPYRTAVKGATFAAIPDGLRHKLSFRVESEAVNVSYFDPDAPAEVDNSLRLTKSLPELAGKKITLSYSPATPQDEAVINSYLPKPHADGSPIRPSELPSSLPAYLINVKPELRIDGQLLATGAALGLGGTNIFTMTFFDPAYGASQITNYIDAGVFQSIGLNLGRISPHQLTALKASLEAIKAKLEGQNFAGLTKDELVGDLLYATTIAYHAELGALNTLSARTMGVNALSLPSETIFATKLKVLTLWGIPRFVQPGGLNMDADYLIQVAKAKDGNNDTVKQYMLGSGMTSSALEHKVPEVLFSTPGNPVQAISTVKALKIANDQGIPIFTVNQANIATVLPQLQIDQQVKNDIQNAVNAGNEVTVSKGNISSNGWTGCGYIITAPETGAGAYMITGGGNGADVQALLLLGEILLYCLAAAGAVAIALLAIIFAGVPGAFAATLPTFASGIAAIVEAYTAITLTISSLIYSLPEVAIIIGETYFSLQIGLTMTGLLPGGPVEWWLLVTAIRINLYYYFKRFVYYLKNHGLFLVGAVERYEFIV, from the coding sequence ATGCTCACCGAGGGCTTGGAATCCGTCCTGACCGATCCCGCAATGGAGGTTGCCGGCAAGAAGCAACGCCTAAAAGAGCGGAAGGGCGAGATCGATGTTCTCGACGCGGAGGTCCGGAAGCAATTTGCCGAAACGGAGAAGCGCCTCAAAGAGGCTGGGCTTCCTGCTGAAATTTTGGAGCGGCATGTTCGCTTTGTTAAGCATTACGACGAAAATCTTAAAGAATTAAAGGGAAACCTCGATCGAATTGAAAAGGCAAAAGATAAAAAAGAAGCAGAAGCGGCCATCGAAAAGGCTGAAAAACACCTGAAAAAGGCCAAGGCCCCATCGCGGCACACCCCTTTTGACCCCAACAATCTTCCCAACCGGCAGCCCAAAGGACCAAAGCGCGAACCCCGGATGAAAAAAGAGGAGTTCGAGCAGGATTTGAAAAAGGATGCGAATGCCTGGATGAACCAGAAGCGAGTTCTGGTTGCGTCTACTGGCTCCTTGGCAGGATTGCTGGCCCCTGAAAACCTCGCTGAGACGATCGAAGTCCAGCTCGCCCCGGAGATCAGGAATAAGGCCCTGGAGCTGGAAAAAAATCCCGTCAAGATCTACGAGTGGGTGCGGCACAATATCGAATTCGTTCCCACTTGGGGCTCCATCCAGGGCGCCCAGATGACCCTGGAGACCAAGCAGGGTAACGCCTTCGATACGGCTTCGCTTCTCATCGCCTTGCTGCGGGCGGCAGGTATTGAGGCGCGGTATGTGACCGGCACCGTCGAGCTGCCTATCGACAAAGTTATGAACTGGGTTGGTGGATTTACCGATCCGATGGCGGCCCTTGATTTTATGAGCAGTGGCGGAATCCCCACTAAGGGCCTGGTGGCAGGCGGCAAGATAGTCGCAGCGCGATTCGAGCATGTTTGGGTTGAGGCCCACATCGACTATTTGCCTTCTCGGGGGGCAAAGCATGTCGAGGGTGCCGGGGATACTTGGGTCAGTCTTGACCCCTCCTACAAGCAGTATGACTACACAGAGGGGCTTGATCTTAAAAGCGCCGTTCCCTTCGATGCCCAGACCTTTCTGGACCAGGTCAATGCCACTGCCACGGTAAACGAAAGTCAGGGGTATGCAACTGGAGTAAATTCTCTTTTAGTTCAGCAATCGTTGCAGGACTATCAAGCGCAGTTTCAGAACTATCTCCAGCAAAATCACCCCGATGCCACGGTGGGAGACGTCCTCGGCCGAAAAGATGTAGTTAAGCAGGAGCTCCCTTATCTTCTGGGGACCTTGCCTTATCGCACAGCGGTTAAGGGGGCGACCTTCGCTGCTATTCCTGACGGCCTCAGGCACAAGCTTTCCTTCCGCGTGGAAAGCGAAGCTGTAAACGTCTCCTATTTTGATCCTGATGCCCCGGCTGAGGTGGACAATTCTCTTAGGCTAACAAAGAGCTTGCCGGAATTGGCGGGGAAAAAAATCACGCTCAGTTACTCTCCCGCCACCCCACAGGATGAGGCAGTTATCAATTCCTACCTGCCTAAACCTCATGCTGATGGTTCCCCCATTCGGCCCAGTGAGCTACCGTCTTCGCTCCCAGCCTATCTTATTAACGTGAAGCCTGAATTGCGAATTGATGGCCAGTTACTGGCGACCGGTGCGGCGCTAGGATTGGGCGGGACAAATATTTTCACCATGACCTTCTTTGACCCGGCGTATGGGGCGAGCCAGATCACCAATTACATCGATGCGGGAGTTTTCCAGTCAATAGGGCTTAACCTCGGGCGGATCAGCCCGCACCAGTTGACCGCACTTAAAGCCAGTTTGGAGGCAATCAAGGCAAAGCTCGAGGGGCAGAATTTCGCCGGTCTGACTAAAGATGAGTTAGTGGGTGACCTTCTCTACGCCACGACGATTGCATATCACGCCGAACTTGGAGCCCTGAACACCCTCTCGGCCCGTACCATGGGGGTGAACGCTCTTTCCTTGCCTTCGGAGACCATCTTTGCCACCAAACTCAAGGTGCTCACACTATGGGGGATTCCAAGGTTTGTGCAACCTGGGGGCCTCAACATGGATGCCGATTATTTGATTCAGGTGGCCAAGGCCAAGGACGGAAACAATGATACGGTCAAACAGTACATGCTTGGAAGTGGGATGACCTCCTCAGCGCTTGAACACAAGGTTCCGGAAGTGTTGTTCTCGACACCGGGCAATCCGGTGCAGGCCATCAGCACTGTCAAGGCGCTAAAAATAGCCAACGATCAAGGCATACCCATTTTCACCGTCAATCAGGCCAATATCGCTACGGTCCTACCTCAGTTGCAGATTGACCAGCAAGTAAAAAATGACATTCAGAATGCTGTCAATGCAGGCAATGAGGTCACTGTCTCGAAGGGCAATATCAGTTCCAATGGTTGGACGGGTTGTGGGTATATTATCACAGCCCCTGAGACGGGGGCTGGGGCCTATATGATTACTGGGGGAGGGAATGGGGCTGACGTTCAAGCATTGCTGTTGCTCGGTGAAATTTTATTGTATTGCCTCGCAGCCGCTGGGGCAGTAGCCATTGCATTGCTAGCAATTATATTTGCTGGAGTCCCTGGAGCATTTGCAGCGACTTTGCCTACATTTGCTAGTGGGATAGCTGCCATTGTTGAGGCATATACTGCAATCACATTGACGATAAGTTCATTAATTTACAGTCTTCCTGAGGTTGCAATCATTATAGGAGAAACGTATTTTTCACTCCAAATTGGGCTAACCATGACTGGTCTCTTGCCTGGTGGGCCTGTAGAGTGGTGGCTATTGGTTACTGCAATTAGAATAAATCTTTATTATTATTTTAAAAGATTTGTTTATTATTTGAAAAATCATGGATTGTTTTTAGTTGGAGCCGTTGAAAGATATGAATTTATTGTCTAG
- a CDS encoding DJ-1/PfpI family protein, giving the protein MAAKKILMLVGDFVEDYEVMVPFQALQMVGHQVHAVCPGKKSGETVRTAVHDFEGDQTYSEKPGHNFALNATFAKVKAEEYDALIIPGGRAPEYIRLNEAVLKMVRHFAAAGKPIAAVCHGAQLLAAAGVLQGRACSCYPAVGPDVTAAGGKYIELAVDQAHVDGNLVTAPAWPAHPAWLARFLEVLGTRIEP; this is encoded by the coding sequence ATGGCAGCCAAAAAGATACTGATGCTGGTCGGCGATTTTGTCGAAGACTACGAGGTCATGGTCCCCTTCCAGGCGCTGCAGATGGTCGGTCACCAGGTCCACGCGGTCTGTCCGGGCAAAAAAAGCGGCGAGACGGTGCGCACCGCGGTGCACGATTTCGAGGGGGATCAGACCTACAGCGAAAAACCCGGGCACAACTTCGCCTTGAACGCCACCTTCGCCAAGGTCAAGGCGGAGGAGTACGATGCCCTGATCATCCCCGGTGGCCGCGCGCCGGAGTACATCCGCCTCAACGAGGCGGTGCTCAAGATGGTGCGCCACTTCGCCGCGGCCGGCAAGCCCATCGCGGCGGTCTGTCACGGCGCCCAGCTGCTGGCGGCGGCCGGGGTTCTCCAGGGTCGCGCCTGCTCCTGCTACCCCGCGGTTGGCCCCGATGTCACGGCCGCCGGGGGAAAATACATCGAGCTGGCCGTCGACCAGGCCCACGTCGACGGCAACCTGGTCACCGCCCCGGCCTGGCCCGCGCATCCCGCCTGGCTCGCCAGGTTCCTGGAGGTGCTGGGGACCCGGATCGAGCCCTGA
- a CDS encoding RNA polymerase sigma factor, translating to MRWRELSDEELMLAYSEGDMEAFEVLYARHKSRVFGFLLTRLKNRDDAEDVFQAVFSRLHRGRHRYRAEIPFLPWLFTIARNTLIDHVRKGETYARHITSSEQAVEAYAAPEAGTDPLRTTIAQLARLNESQRRALEMRFEEGLSFAEIAQRTQTSADNARQIISRAIRRLRGLMVNQERRHENN from the coding sequence ATGAGGTGGCGTGAATTGAGCGACGAGGAGCTGATGCTGGCCTATAGCGAGGGCGACATGGAGGCCTTCGAGGTCCTGTATGCGCGACATAAAAGCCGGGTCTTCGGATTTCTCCTGACCAGGCTGAAAAACCGGGACGATGCCGAGGATGTTTTCCAGGCGGTTTTTTCCAGGCTGCATCGCGGCCGGCACAGGTACCGGGCCGAGATTCCCTTTCTGCCCTGGCTCTTCACCATCGCCCGCAACACCCTGATCGACCATGTTCGCAAAGGGGAGACCTATGCCAGGCACATCACCTCCTCCGAGCAGGCCGTGGAAGCCTACGCCGCGCCGGAGGCCGGCACAGATCCCCTGCGCACCACAATCGCCCAACTCGCCAGGCTCAACGAGAGCCAGCGGCGCGCCCTGGAAATGCGGTTCGAGGAGGGTTTGTCCTTCGCCGAGATTGCCCAGCGGACCCAGACTTCGGCGGACAACGCCCGGCAGATCATCAGCCGGGCTATCCGCAGACTGCGCGGCCTGATGGTGAACCAGGAGAGACGCCATGAAAATAACTGA